DNA sequence from the Prolixibacter sp. SD074 genome:
TGATGCCTGTGTTCGATAAATATGGCCTGGCCATCGTGAATGATAGCTATGCGACTGAGACCACGCTGGTGAAATCGCTGCTCGACGATTTGGGCGAGGCTTCGCTGGAGGTATCCATCACGGCGGTAGCCGGTACAGCCGAACTGATTGCCCAACTGCAGGCCGCACAGGATGATTTTGAGAACTTCAGGGTGGTGTACCAAACCGAGAAAGGGAAGGAGGAGAAACTGGAAAGTGCGACCTCCATTAAAAAACGGATGGTCCGGACCATTAACGATAAGCTGGTGGTGCACCTCCGGGCTATGCTCAATATAGATGAAGCGCTGTACGGCGGTTTTGTGGGGGCGGTATCGACCATTATCGCCGAGAATAACGAAGAGGTGAAGAAACGCCGCAAAAAGCCGGAACCGGCTGCATAATACAGGCCTTCGGGCCAACACCCCGGGTTACGACTTCGTTGGTTTTTCCCATAAGTGGCTATTGTATAGCCGTCCGCCTCGCCTCACCGGTGGGGCGGATTTTTTTATAACCATTCTATCACGGTACACTGACTTTTATGTAACATGGCTCGCGACGTGTCCTCCGCTGAGGAGGTGTTTTTGAATTGCCTCAACTATTTTAATGTCTTGTGGAAAACTTACTGGTAATTATCCTCCCTCTTTAATTCCCCCTCCAAAGGGGGACAGCGCGCCAACTATTCAACCAGATAAACGTTATTGCTCCATTTTTTAGCCATCCTGATTTTTCCAATTCATTCAATGCAATAAATGTTCGCGACGTGTCCTCCTCCGGAGGGGGTGGCCGACAGGCCGGAGGAGGAGTTTTTAAGTGGACAATGAGAAATGCTCCATCCAGGTTCCGAACAAGAGGAACAGCGCAGCCCAACCTGTAACTGTCGAAGGTCAAAAGTCAAAAGTCAAAAGTCAAAAGTCGAAGGTTTTGAGCGAACAACAGGAACAGCTATAATAACAGGAACTCGGTGTTTATTTATCAAGATCCATCCGTGCGCGCCATCAGTAGAAAACCTTTTGCGGTTCTTTGCGGGTATCTTTGCGGGTTTTGCGTGGAACTTCTACCTGCATAACTCCTACGTAGTAGCTGGTGACCGGTGCACTTGTTTTTTACAACACGATATGTTCTACGGGCAAACTGAATGAGAGAAAGCGGGAAGACGGGAAGGCGATAGCGCAACCTGTAACTGTCGAAGGTCGAAGGTCCTGAGCGAACAACAGG
Encoded proteins:
- a CDS encoding DUF6261 family protein codes for the protein MLQKLRSNSRSTEVGAATTRITKAYKNANLTTDSYLDGLITGLSAENNLLTKAIDRSKTESQLEEKDEVRDDKLRALYYFLLGQTNHPGPAVRSAAETLMPVFDKYGLAIVNDSYATETTLVKSLLDDLGEASLEVSITAVAGTAELIAQLQAAQDDFENFRVVYQTEKGKEEKLESATSIKKRMVRTINDKLVVHLRAMLNIDEALYGGFVGAVSTIIAENNEEVKKRRKKPEPAA